TACGAATAGTCAAAACGATAGCCTTTGTAATTCATGCCCATGCCGAGGGCAATGCCTTCTTCATCGTAATTCATTTTGTAGCCGCCGCGCAAAAACAGCAGATTGCTGAACCCGTATTCCAGCCCGACGTTGTATTGCTGGTCGTAATCGCGCGGTTGAACCATGTCGAATGCGACCTGAACCGAATGCGTTTCGGAAATGGTGCCGAGATTGGCGGACGGTCCCATCAAAAAGCCGCTGATGCCGATGTTGAAGGTTTGCGGCAGCGGAAAATCTTTATCGATAAACGCCACATTTTGCCCGAAATGGCGCACCGCCGCGGAAATCTGCACCGTTCGGAAACCGGTGTTGTAAATCAACCCGCCGTCAAAAACCACGGCGCTGGCGCTTTCCAGCCACAAATCTTCCCGGACAAATTTGGCGGTGATGCCAAATGAAAATTGTTCAGTCAACGATCGCGCCCACGAAACGCCGAGAACCATCGCGCCCGGCGAAAATGTGTTACCGGTCAGTCCAGGCATGTACACATCGTTTTCGTTGAAACCGAGTTGCGAAACAGTGGTTTCTTCAATTTCTCCGACATCCGTCAGCAAAGCCTGAAACCCCAAAACGCCCCAGGTTCCGGCATTCCAGCCGATCGCCAGCGAGGTATGTTTTACATCAAAAAAGTAATCCATGTATGATGCTTCGACATCGAACCGGCGAACGGTCGTCAGCGCTCCGGGATTCCAGAATACCGCATCCGCGCCAAAAACGGCAGCGGAATACGCCTCACCCATGCCGGTGGAGCGCGCGCTCATGCCCACTTTCAGAAATTGAAAAGAGGTGGTGCCCACTTTTTCAAATCCGAAAGCAAGGGTTGTTATCAAAAGCCCTAAGCTTATAATTTTATTGAAATTGGTGATCATGATGATCTCCTCACTTGATTACCACAAATTTGCCATGCGTTTGTTTGCCTTCCGGAGTGGTGACCACATAAAAATAGACGCCGGAGGCAATTTCCTGATCGTTACGGGATGCCTGAAACCATGCGACAGAATACACCGGTGTGTTGTGTTCGATCGTTTCGATCAACTGTCCGGCGTATGAATAAATGCGAATGGTGCATTCCCGGGGGAGTCCGTAAAACCCGATTTGTCCGGCGGTTGCGCCGCCGCCGCTAAATCCGGAGGAAATGCGGAAGGGGTTGGGAACGGCGTAAATTTTATCACCCTGTTCCGGGCTGAAATTATCCACCGATCCGATATTTTTTTCAAATTCCACAATATTGGTGCGACCGCTGGTGTTGCCGTTTTCATCGACCGAAATCACCGAATAAAAGCGTTTTTCGCCCACTTTGAAATTTTCATCGGTATCGATGAATTCATAAATATCGTCGCCGGTGACAGCGCCTTTTTGGAGCGTGCCGATCAATTCCCACGGTCCCATTCCGGCGATGCTCCGGTAAATCTGGAATTCCTGCAAATCGCCCATCAAACGGGGATGGGTAAATGCTTCCAGATCGCGCGTCCAGCGAATGCGAACTTCTGCGCTGACCGTATTTTCGATCGTATAATTCGGGGCAGGGAAGGGGACGGGAATTTTATAGCTGCCGTCTTTCGGATAATCTTCCGGCCACACCGGCAGTTGCGGTTCTTCGCCGAGATACGCCGTAAACGCTTTGTGGGCAACCTGGGTAACGTTGCGAACGTCGCTGTTAACATAATCCGGGTAACCGTATTCCGTGAGATAGTTTTCAGTCATCACTTCGCCGTCAATTGTGTAGCGGCGATCCAGCGATGGCGTGTTTGCCCACTGCGTGATGGTTTGTCCGCCCTCGATGCGTTTGCCGGGCTGCGCGCCGTAACCAACTACTTCGGCAAGGGCGTATTCCAGTTTGTCACCGTGATTGAGGGTGTACGGTCCGAAAACGATGTGCTTTTGTCCCGCATCCGCGCTTTGGCGATAGGGATACGCGGCACGTCCGATCCAGCGCGGGCTCGGCGGCTCCGGCCAGGTGGTGCTGCCGGGGGCATATCTGCCGCTCCAGCGGTTGTCCGGATTGATCGATTCGACCATCATTTTGGAGCTGCGGGTGTTCCCGGTGCTCACTTTGTTCGACCACGGCTGTTTGATGCGCAGGTTTTCCGACAATTCGTAATATTCGCCAAAATTGGTGCGTAAAATTTTCACCGCTTCGGATTCATTTCGCGAAAGATCGAACGGATCGACAATCGCGAGATGAGTGGTATCGTATTGCAACATCGCCATTCCCGGTGCCTGCGGACTGGTGAGTGCGCCGCCGTTCAAACCGGTTTCGGCAAATTGCCGGAAAAGCTCTTTGTTCGGCTCCGGTTTTGCGATCTGGTTTTCGCTGCCGGTTCGCAAATTCATATTGAAAGACAGCCAGTAATCCGCGTCCCAAAAACCGTTTTGGTCTCCGCGATAAATACCGCCCTCATACAGCCATTCCTGATAATGGCGCTGATAGCCATACATCGATGGCGCCCAACCGTAAATGAATAATGGCATGAAATCACGCAGTTGCTCAGTTTGCTCGATGGTGCTTTCGTCGCCGTCTGTATCTCCGGTGTATTCGAGGGTGTATTCGTAAATGATCATATCATCGTAATCGGGATAGCTCCACGCCCGCGATGTCCGGGTGACGGTTACGCCGATAGGCGTTGCCCATTTCGCGATGATAATTTCTTCCGCTTCATCCGGGTTGTAATCCGGGTTAATGCTGCCGTCATCCAACAGCGGGAAATTCTCGATTTCCACGAGCGACAACGGATAGCTCCAGACATTCACGGTAACTTCCGCCTCGCTGGCGCCGATGCCGCCGCAAAAAGCATACATCCGGTTGGCAAGTTCCGGTTTGCTGGCGAGGTTGGCAGCCATATACATGCCGCCGCCGAGAATATTGTGTTGACCGCTGTAATCCAGCCCCTGCACAATCGTTGCGGAGCGGGACGGCCATTCCATCAACGGGAAAGAAGTCCGGTTGCCCTGCTCTCCGGTTTGCCAGCCGCGCCCGATTTCCCCGGTGTTGAACACGGTTTCGTGCAGCATGCCGCGATCGTGAATACGGAAATCCCGGAAACCCTGCGCAACCATCGCCGGACTTACCGAAACGATCAACATCAGGATCAGTGCAGCCGTTTTTGTTAAGGTTTTCATTCTGTTATCTCCAAAAATTTCTTTCGTTTTCCGCATGACATTTTCAAATCGTTGATCCGAAATCAGAATCGCAGATACATGCCAAAGCGATAATGGCGCGGTTGATTGGCAACCAGATACACGCCCCGGCTGGTGTTGTACGGATCGTTCTCGTATTCAGTCAGGAAAATGTCGTTTCGCAGATTCCAGTCTTCCGCGGTTTCTTTATCGCCGAATGCGCGGGAATATGAAAACACACCCTGATTGAGCAGGTTGAACGCTTCGAAATAGAGATTAAACTGCTGTTTCTGAATGACAATCCCTTTTTCGATGCGCATTTTCCAATCTTTTTCATTGGGCGTGCGTTGGTTAAATTGCAAGCCCTGACCGGTGTTGTCGAACGTGTACGGACGTCCGGTCATGTATCGGAAAGTGGTGCTGAATTTCATTCTGCCAAACGGGTGATAGCCCAACACGGAAAAAAAGTCATCTTCATTTGTGTTAAAGCGCAGGTTGAAAACCGCTTTGTGGGTTCGGTCGAAGTTGAGATACACATCGCCGAGTGCCGGCAGGTTTTCGGTAAACAGCGCGCCGTCTAATCCGGCTTCCTGAAAGGTGAGTGGTGCATCCAACGTATTCGGGCGATTTGCGGTTGCAGTTTCGTAATTATAGCGGACATATCCGTTAATAAATCCGCCGGTTTTTTCGAAACTGATGTGAAATCCTTTGATGTCCGCATATTCCCGGTTGACAAATGTTTGGTAGGAAACATCCTGAAAATCTTTGTAAATGGCATCCTGAATCAAATTGGTAACATCTTTATAATATGCGCTGACATCCAGCCGGACATCCTCGGTGATGCCCTGCACCAAACCGAAATCGTATGAATTGGTTTTTTCCGGTTCCAACAGCGGATTGCCCAAATACACAATACCGTTGCTCGAATTTACCTGATTGTAAAACACCTGGTTAAAGCTGGGACGCTGGGTAAACGTGCCGTAATTCAGGTGAAAAACAGAGTTTTCGGAAACGGGGAAAGAAACGCCCACACGCGGTTGAACGATCACTTTCATATCCACATTTTCAACGGCGTCGGGATCGCGGAACGGGGCGTACGGATTTTGAAAAAAGGTGGTTTTGAGATCGTAAAAATCGACCCGCATACCAGCGTT
The window above is part of the Calditrichia bacterium genome. Proteins encoded here:
- a CDS encoding PorV/PorQ family protein; translated protein: MITNFNKIISLGLLITTLAFGFEKVGTTSFQFLKVGMSARSTGMGEAYSAAVFGADAVFWNPGALTTVRRFDVEASYMDYFFDVKHTSLAIGWNAGTWGVLGFQALLTDVGEIEETTVSQLGFNENDVYMPGLTGNTFSPGAMVLGVSWARSLTEQFSFGITAKFVREDLWLESASAVVFDGGLIYNTGFRTVQISAAVRHFGQNVAFIDKDFPLPQTFNIGISGFLMGPSANLGTISETHSVQVAFDMVQPRDYDQQYNVGLEYGFSNLLFLRGGYKMNYDEEGIALGMGMNYKGYRFDYSYNDYGDLLSGVHRFSVGLSLQ
- a CDS encoding T9SS type A sorting domain-containing protein produces the protein MKTLTKTAALILMLIVSVSPAMVAQGFRDFRIHDRGMLHETVFNTGEIGRGWQTGEQGNRTSFPLMEWPSRSATIVQGLDYSGQHNILGGGMYMAANLASKPELANRMYAFCGGIGASEAEVTVNVWSYPLSLVEIENFPLLDDGSINPDYNPDEAEEIIIAKWATPIGVTVTRTSRAWSYPDYDDMIIYEYTLEYTGDTDGDESTIEQTEQLRDFMPLFIYGWAPSMYGYQRHYQEWLYEGGIYRGDQNGFWDADYWLSFNMNLRTGSENQIAKPEPNKELFRQFAETGLNGGALTSPQAPGMAMLQYDTTHLAIVDPFDLSRNESEAVKILRTNFGEYYELSENLRIKQPWSNKVSTGNTRSSKMMVESINPDNRWSGRYAPGSTTWPEPPSPRWIGRAAYPYRQSADAGQKHIVFGPYTLNHGDKLEYALAEVVGYGAQPGKRIEGGQTITQWANTPSLDRRYTIDGEVMTENYLTEYGYPDYVNSDVRNVTQVAHKAFTAYLGEEPQLPVWPEDYPKDGSYKIPVPFPAPNYTIENTVSAEVRIRWTRDLEAFTHPRLMGDLQEFQIYRSIAGMGPWELIGTLQKGAVTGDDIYEFIDTDENFKVGEKRFYSVISVDENGNTSGRTNIVEFEKNIGSVDNFSPEQGDKIYAVPNPFRISSGFSGGGATAGQIGFYGLPRECTIRIYSYAGQLIETIEHNTPVYSVAWFQASRNDQEIASGVYFYVVTTPEGKQTHGKFVVIK